In Musa acuminata AAA Group cultivar baxijiao chromosome BXJ2-8, Cavendish_Baxijiao_AAA, whole genome shotgun sequence, one genomic interval encodes:
- the LOC135620394 gene encoding pterocarpan synthase 1-like gives MASSPSFTLLLLFLFATVAIGSSSREHKEKMTHLHFYFYDYYGGSNATTITVVSPPGNNTFGSIGVGENILRVGRESSSKLIGKAQELTVQASLESPAYLSALNFVFTAGKYNGSSFSILGRAVLTEPRMERGIVGGTGKFRMARGYTISRLIRSTGTTQMELVFEYDAYIYHY, from the coding sequence ATGGCCTCATCTCCATCCTtcactctcctcctcctctttctcttcgcCACTGTTGCCATTGGGAGCAGCAGCCGTGAACACAAAGAGAAGATGACGCACCTCCACTTCTACTTTTACGACTACTACGGTGGCTCGAACGCGACCACCATCACCGTCGTCAGCCCTCCCGGCAACAACACCTTCGGGAGCATCGGGGTGGGCGAAAACATTCTCAGGGTAGGGCGTGAGTCGAGCTCCAAGCTCATCGGGAAAGCGCAGGAGCTCACCGTGCAGGCATCCTTGGAGAGTCCGGCCTACCTCTCGGCGCTAAATTTCGTGTTCACCGCCGGAAAGTACAACGGGAGCAGCTTCTCCATCTTGGGCAGGGCGGTGCTGACGGAGCCTAGGATGGAGCGGGGCATCGTTGGGGGCACCGGCAAGTTCCGGATGGCCCGAGGCTACACCATCAGCAGGCTCATCAGGTCGACTGGAACTACTCAGATGGAGCTTGTTTTTGAGTACGACGCCTACATCTATCACTACTGA